The Oncorhynchus gorbuscha isolate QuinsamMale2020 ecotype Even-year unplaced genomic scaffold, OgorEven_v1.0 Un_scaffold_19929, whole genome shotgun sequence nucleotide sequence tatgtatgtatgtatgtatgtatgtatgtatgtatgtgtgtatgtgtgtgtgtgtgtatgtatgtatgtatgtatgtatgtatgtatgtatgtatgtatgtatgtatgtatgtatgtatgtatgtatgtatgtatgtatgtatgtatgtatgtatgtatgtatgtacagtatgtatgtatgtacagtatgtatgtatgtacagtatgtatgtatgtatgtatgtacagtatgtatgtatgtatgtatgtatgtatgtatgtatgtatgtatgtatgtatgtatgtatgtatgtatgtatgtatgtatgtacagtatgtaaagtatgtatgtatatgtatgtatgtatgtacagtatgtatgtatgtatgtatgtatgtatgtatgtatgtatgtatgtatgtatgtatgtatgtatgtatgtatgtatgtatgtacagtatgtatgtatgtatatatgtttgtatgtacagtatgtgagtgtgtataattttttgatttgttaaaaaagtttgaaatatccaataaatgtcgttccacttcatgattgtgtcccacttgctgttgattcttcacaaaaaaatacagttttatatctttatgtttgaagcctgaaatgtggcaaaaggtcgcaaagttcaagggggccgaatactttcgcaaggcactgtgtatatatatatatacatatacacacacacaacagctgACCAGGGACGCTGGCGTGCAGCAGGGTGGAACTTAACGTGGCAGATAGAAATTCATTAGAAATGACATGATTGGAGCTGATATGATTGGAGCTGATATGATTAGAGCTGATATGATTGGAGCTGATATGATTGGAGCAGACATGATTGGAGCTGACATGATTGGAGCTGACATGATTGGAGCTGACATGATTGGAGCTGATATGATTGGAGCTGATATGATTGGAGCTGACATGATTGGAGCTGACATGATTGGAGCTGATATGATTGGAGCTGACATGATTGGAGCTGACATGATTGGAGCTGATATGATTGGAGCTGACATGATTGGAGCTGACATGATTGGAGCTGATATGATTGGAGCTGACATGATTGAAGCTGATATGATTGGAGCTGACATGATTGAAGCTGATATGATTGGAGCTGATATGATTGGAGCTGATATGATTGAAGCTGACATGATTGAAGCTGACATGATTGGAGATGATATGATTGGAGCTGATATGATTGAAGCTGATGTGACTGTTCtacactgtatatatctatatgacTGAATTACAACCCTGGTCATAGCAGTATAATCTATAACCCTCATCTACAACAAGAGGACAGTACTAGATATAGTCGTTTCAGAACTATAAAATGACTGTAAAATGACCTCTGGCTTAAACGCCTTGAGTCTTTAAATTAATTTACAGAAGTGATGGAGGACAGGCTTGTTTCTGATGTCTGGTTGGTAGAAGTGATGGAGGACAGGCTTGTGTCTGATGTCTGGTTGGTAGAAGTGATGGAGGACAGGCTTGTTTCTGATGTCTGGTTGGTAGAAGTGATGGAGGACAGGCTTGTTTCTGATGTCTGGTTGGTAGAAGTGATGGAGGACAGGC carries:
- the LOC124031024 gene encoding uncharacterized protein slr1851-like, with product MIGADMIGADMIGADMIGADMIGADMIGADMIGADMIGADMIGADMIGADMIGADMIGADMIGADMIGADMIGADMIGADMIGADMIEADMIGADMIEADMIGADMIGADMIEADMIEADMIGDDMIGADMIEADVTVLHCIYLYD